From one Acidobacteriota bacterium genomic stretch:
- a CDS encoding VWA domain-containing protein, giving the protein MMRGQVLRAGTILLVVLCATVGAWAEDIWVSIVEPSDGDFVIGDVEFVVEVVARAEIFEVEFQLDGRPIGTLTQEPFRMKVDLGEKNTAHRFSVVARDVEGNEATHQVSTQPLAIAADYEVELQQLYVSVTREGERVLDLGREHFFVSDEGDAQELVTFARGDIPFTAVLLIDASASMYGEKIESATTGAASFVYGMKELDQAQVIVFSDQLLSITPITDSKAVLTAGLSDTEARGGTALLDHLFVALKLLEQRQGRRVLILLSDGIDTHSVLPLDHFSAIARRSNALIYWMRIVRENDQSTPGGEVRLSSAWKNPEQYRAQYDALTDAVVQSGGRIFGVTSPTEIRPVFMRILDELREQYVLGYYPNDTQNDGRWHRVRVRVDARGVEVRAPRGYVDH; this is encoded by the coding sequence ATGATGCGTGGCCAAGTGCTACGTGCGGGCACCATCCTGCTCGTTGTCCTGTGCGCCACCGTCGGAGCATGGGCTGAGGATATCTGGGTGTCGATCGTCGAGCCGAGCGACGGTGACTTCGTTATCGGCGATGTCGAGTTCGTGGTGGAGGTCGTTGCTCGAGCCGAGATCTTCGAGGTTGAGTTTCAGCTCGATGGTCGGCCGATCGGGACCCTGACTCAGGAACCGTTTCGGATGAAGGTCGACCTTGGCGAGAAAAACACCGCCCATCGATTTTCGGTCGTGGCCAGGGATGTGGAGGGGAACGAGGCGACCCATCAGGTCTCCACGCAGCCGCTAGCTATTGCGGCCGATTATGAGGTCGAGCTGCAGCAGCTCTATGTTTCAGTGACTCGCGAAGGCGAGCGGGTGCTCGATCTCGGTCGTGAACATTTCTTCGTCTCAGACGAGGGTGACGCACAGGAACTGGTCACCTTCGCTCGCGGTGACATCCCATTCACGGCCGTTCTGCTGATTGACGCGAGTGCATCCATGTACGGCGAAAAGATCGAATCGGCGACCACCGGAGCAGCGTCTTTCGTCTACGGGATGAAAGAGCTGGATCAGGCGCAGGTGATCGTGTTCTCGGACCAGCTCCTGAGCATCACGCCGATCACCGATTCCAAGGCCGTTCTCACGGCCGGGCTCAGCGACACCGAGGCGCGCGGGGGGACAGCTCTTCTGGATCACCTCTTCGTCGCGTTGAAGCTCCTCGAACAGCGTCAGGGACGCCGGGTACTGATCCTCCTGTCGGATGGGATCGATACCCACAGTGTATTGCCGCTGGATCATTTTTCCGCGATTGCGCGGAGGAGCAACGCGCTCATCTACTGGATGCGGATCGTTCGGGAAAATGATCAATCGACGCCGGGGGGAGAAGTGCGCTTGAGCTCGGCGTGGAAAAACCCGGAGCAGTACCGGGCGCAGTACGACGCACTGACAGATGCGGTTGTCCAGAGCGGCGGACGGATCTTCGGCGTCACGTCGCCGACCGAGATCCGGCCAGTTTTCATGCGGATCCTCGACGAGCTTCGCGAACAATACGTGCTCGGCTATTACCCGAACGACACCCAGAACGACGGTCGCTGGCATCGGGTTCGGGTGCGCGTCGACGCCCGCGGAGTCGAGGTTCGTGCGCCGCGCGGCTACGTGGATCACTGA
- the guaA gene encoding glutamine-hydrolyzing GMP synthase: MQHEIILILDFGSQYTQLIARRLRELGVKTVVERGDLGEKEIRDFRPVAIVLSGGPASVFEEGSLQANPVVFNLDVPVLGICYGLHLMARHLGGDVRSSAQREYGLAELDLVKEGPVFAGTPSRQPVWMSHGDLVERVPEGFEILARTTTTKVAAMYERSRRFVGLQFHPEVRHTPHGTTMLENFIALSGAVRDWNPAAIRHELVAALEEEITEGKVICGVSGGVDSSVTAVLLREAIGDRVVPIFVDTGLLRKNEGDAVERSFAEFGLELDRVDASDQFFTALSGVEDPEEKRRIIGREFVAVFEAEARRFADASYLAQGTLYPDVIESSGVRGTAAVIKTHHNVGGLPERLGLDLVEPLRDLFKDEVRRVGEELGLPHEFVWRHPFPGPGLAVRILGAVDPDRVRTLQEADAIVIQEVRAARLYDEISQALCVLLPVRSVGVMGDSRTYENVLAIRAVTTTDFMTADWYRFPPDVLDRIARRVVNEVAGINRVVYDVTSKPPGTIEWE, from the coding sequence ATGCAGCACGAGATCATCCTCATCCTCGATTTCGGTTCCCAGTACACACAGCTCATCGCTCGGCGCTTGCGCGAACTCGGCGTCAAGACTGTCGTCGAGCGCGGAGACCTGGGCGAAAAGGAGATCCGCGATTTCAGACCGGTGGCGATCGTTCTTTCCGGGGGGCCCGCCAGCGTATTCGAAGAGGGATCCTTGCAGGCAAACCCGGTTGTCTTCAACCTCGACGTTCCGGTCCTCGGCATCTGCTACGGCCTCCATTTGATGGCGCGCCACCTTGGCGGCGACGTTCGGTCTTCGGCGCAGCGCGAGTACGGCCTCGCGGAGCTCGATCTGGTCAAGGAGGGCCCGGTCTTCGCGGGGACACCGAGCCGGCAGCCAGTTTGGATGAGCCACGGCGACCTTGTGGAGCGCGTGCCCGAGGGTTTCGAGATCCTGGCCCGTACCACGACAACCAAGGTGGCCGCGATGTACGAGCGTTCGAGACGGTTCGTCGGTCTGCAGTTCCACCCGGAGGTGCGCCATACGCCGCATGGCACAACGATGCTGGAGAATTTTATCGCCCTTTCAGGCGCAGTACGTGACTGGAACCCTGCCGCCATCCGGCATGAGCTGGTTGCCGCCCTCGAAGAGGAAATTACTGAAGGAAAGGTGATATGCGGAGTGTCTGGCGGCGTCGACTCGTCTGTCACCGCGGTTCTCCTCCGCGAGGCAATCGGCGATCGCGTCGTCCCTATCTTCGTTGACACCGGACTGCTGCGAAAAAACGAGGGCGATGCGGTCGAACGGAGTTTCGCGGAATTCGGTCTCGAGCTCGATCGGGTGGACGCTTCCGATCAATTCTTCACGGCACTCTCCGGAGTTGAGGATCCTGAGGAGAAACGCAGGATCATCGGGCGCGAGTTTGTGGCGGTTTTCGAGGCAGAGGCGCGTCGATTCGCAGATGCAAGCTACCTTGCCCAAGGGACCCTTTACCCGGACGTCATCGAGTCTTCCGGCGTTCGCGGAACCGCGGCGGTCATCAAAACCCACCACAACGTCGGCGGATTGCCTGAACGCCTCGGACTGGATTTGGTGGAGCCGTTGCGAGACCTGTTCAAGGACGAAGTCCGCAGGGTAGGGGAGGAGCTCGGTCTTCCGCACGAATTCGTGTGGCGCCATCCGTTCCCCGGACCTGGCCTGGCGGTGAGAATCCTGGGTGCAGTTGATCCGGATCGTGTCCGGACCCTCCAGGAAGCCGACGCGATTGTCATCCAGGAAGTACGTGCCGCCCGACTCTACGACGAGATATCGCAGGCGTTGTGTGTCCTGCTTCCGGTCAGAAGTGTGGGCGTCATGGGGGACTCGCGAACCTATGAAAATGTCCTTGCCATCAGGGCTGTGACGACCACGGATTTCATGACCGCGGACTGGTACCGTTTCCCGCCCGACGTCCTCGATCGGATCGCCCGCCGCGTGGTCAACGAGGTGGCCGGAATCAACCGCGTGGTGTACGACGTCACCTCCAAGCCACCCGGCACCATTGAATGGGAGTAG
- a CDS encoding NADH-quinone oxidoreductase subunit A: MADQFMPVLITLAVAGGFAAVLLGAAALLGQRTRQRSAAKTEVYESGVPLIDRAHKRISVKFYLVALVFVVL, from the coding sequence ATGGCCGATCAATTCATGCCCGTCCTGATCACCCTCGCGGTTGCCGGGGGATTCGCAGCAGTGTTGCTGGGAGCAGCGGCACTGCTCGGACAGCGTACCCGCCAGCGCTCGGCCGCCAAGACAGAGGTCTACGAGTCCGGCGTACCACTCATCGATCGCGCGCACAAGCGAATCTCGGTCAAGTTCTATCTCGTCGCCCTCGTTTTCGTGGTTCTC
- a CDS encoding VWA domain-containing protein, with the protein MGRKVHRLICCVLVMAAVVAGVAAQDAGEPMATFFAPLEVPLVSVDVYVSDRDGRPVPGLTIEDFELVEDGDSVMISHFYAAPGVASPDQDSGEVVDSGLTPSPSQDLYLVIFFDDTNLGRGRRQAAVEHLRTFLAGDLPQDLKVMLVRYDGRIHVDRGFTEETDEVITALEAIKDAASLSREIDEKMLIREIETSVTGASVAGRTSPHDLERAGRSSYQAINSYVDQTVHRSRTSIENQKRLIRSLSGLNGRKALLLVSDGVEARPGEGLYRRWAQIFGDISIFRIDAQRAFLQASRNDVSNEFDELAQFANGHRVSIYTLAGVGAGLARSMSAETRLMDVDGVGVDQAMSAEVLMSNMSGTTGGRALVNSPALAGQLADVSVELSSYYSLAFEPNHASDNAYHRLEVKVKRDGVRVRNREGYLDIPQTERLIDATLAAAVHGVADNPLGIAASSGQVMVREDGSYLVPIIVTVPIGGLVLVPSEEEHRGQISILFTVRDDRGDLSPPQRREYPVPVGNDDLASALSQTAGFTFRLAVRPGRQRIAVGVRDEIAQTESVTMIEVDVKERVHAES; encoded by the coding sequence ATGGGGAGGAAGGTCCATCGGCTCATCTGCTGCGTCCTGGTTATGGCGGCGGTAGTGGCCGGAGTTGCCGCGCAAGACGCCGGCGAACCAATGGCGACCTTCTTCGCGCCGCTGGAAGTCCCTTTGGTCAGTGTCGACGTCTACGTATCCGACCGTGACGGTCGCCCCGTACCTGGCTTGACTATCGAGGATTTCGAGCTCGTCGAGGACGGCGACTCGGTGATGATCTCGCACTTTTATGCCGCTCCAGGGGTCGCTTCGCCCGACCAGGATTCCGGCGAAGTCGTCGATTCCGGTCTCACGCCATCGCCCTCGCAGGATCTCTACCTGGTGATCTTTTTCGATGACACCAACCTCGGGCGGGGACGCCGCCAAGCTGCGGTCGAGCATCTCCGCACATTTCTCGCCGGCGACCTGCCGCAGGATCTCAAGGTCATGCTGGTCCGCTATGACGGTCGAATCCATGTCGATCGAGGATTCACCGAGGAAACCGACGAAGTGATCACCGCGCTCGAAGCGATCAAGGATGCGGCCTCCCTCTCCCGTGAGATCGACGAGAAGATGCTGATTCGGGAGATTGAGACCTCGGTGACGGGAGCCTCGGTGGCGGGCAGAACGTCGCCCCACGACCTGGAGAGAGCCGGACGATCGAGTTATCAGGCCATAAATTCGTATGTCGATCAGACGGTCCACAGATCCCGCACCAGCATCGAGAATCAGAAAAGGTTGATCAGATCGTTGTCCGGGTTGAACGGCCGCAAGGCCCTCCTGCTCGTCAGTGATGGCGTCGAGGCGCGGCCTGGCGAAGGTCTGTATCGGAGGTGGGCACAAATCTTCGGGGACATTTCAATTTTTCGGATCGATGCGCAGCGAGCCTTCCTGCAAGCCTCGCGCAATGACGTCAGCAACGAATTCGACGAGCTCGCTCAATTCGCCAACGGCCATCGGGTGAGCATATATACGCTCGCGGGCGTCGGGGCAGGCCTCGCGCGGTCGATGTCGGCCGAGACGAGGCTCATGGACGTCGATGGTGTGGGAGTGGATCAGGCGATGAGCGCCGAGGTCCTGATGTCCAATATGTCCGGTACCACCGGGGGGCGCGCGCTGGTGAATTCTCCGGCCCTCGCCGGGCAGCTCGCCGATGTGTCGGTTGAACTTAGCAGCTATTACTCGCTCGCGTTCGAACCGAATCATGCGAGCGACAACGCCTACCATCGGCTCGAGGTCAAGGTCAAACGGGATGGCGTCCGCGTCCGCAATCGCGAGGGCTATCTCGATATTCCCCAAACCGAGCGGCTGATCGACGCGACGCTCGCGGCTGCGGTGCATGGCGTCGCCGACAACCCCCTCGGGATCGCGGCATCGAGCGGCCAGGTGATGGTGCGCGAGGACGGCTCCTATCTGGTGCCGATCATCGTCACGGTGCCGATCGGCGGGCTCGTTTTGGTTCCGTCCGAGGAAGAGCACCGGGGTCAGATTTCCATTCTGTTCACGGTTCGTGACGACAGAGGCGACCTTTCACCACCGCAGCGGCGCGAATATCCGGTGCCGGTAGGGAATGATGATCTGGCTTCCGCGCTCAGTCAGACCGCGGGCTTCACGTTCCGACTCGCGGTACGGCCTGGAAGGCAACGGATCGCGGTTGGAGTGAGGGATGAGATTGCGCAAACCGAGTCCGTCACCATGATCGAGGTCGACGTCAAAGAAAGGGTGCACGCCGAAAGTTGA